The DNA sequence CCCAAGTATCTCAATGCCCCTGTCATACTGTACGCTCAACACGGAGACACCGAACCGGCCAAAGAGGCCTACAAGAAGGTTGCCTCCTGGGGCTACAAGCAGGTGAGCATTCTCACGGGCGGATTTGACGCTTGGGAAAAGGCCGGAAAGACAGTAGCCAAAGGTCCGGCCGACGCCAAGATCACCTACGTTCGCAAACTTCTCCCCGGAGAAGTGGACGTCGAAGTCTTCAAGACGCTGGTGGAGAAGCCGGCCGCGGATACGGTCATTCTGGATGTCCGTGCGGTTTCTGAGATTGCCGAAGGCGTTTTGCCCAACGCCAAAACTATTCCCCTGGATGACCTGGCGACAAAGTTGGCCGATCTGCCCAAGGACAAAAAGATAGTCATTCACTGCTCCACTGGAGTTCGCGCGGAGATGGCGTACAATCAGCTGAAAGAGGCCGGGTTCAACGCCGAGTATGTGAAGGCCAATGTGGATTTCGACAAAGAAAAAAAGGGCGCTTACAAAATAAGCGATTAACCTCACACCAGGGGGGCATCCTTTATCGGGTGCCCTC is a window from the Desulfomonile tiedjei genome containing:
- a CDS encoding rhodanese; this encodes MLSPLAARKAEKLGYKNVKVFHAGLPAWKKAGNIVISNVAGLENYDKLGASYILIDLRPAKVAEKGHIPKAVAMPEGGLDALKDQFPKYLNAPVILYAQHGDTEPAKEAYKKVASWGYKQVSILTGGFDAWEKAGKTVAKGPADAKITYVRKLLPGEVDVEVFKTLVEKPAADTVILDVRAVSEIAEGVLPNAKTIPLDDLATKLADLPKDKKIVIHCSTGVRAEMAYNQLKEAGFNAEYVKANVDFDKEKKGAYKISD